A single Mytilus trossulus isolate FHL-02 chromosome 12, PNRI_Mtr1.1.1.hap1, whole genome shotgun sequence DNA region contains:
- the LOC134692351 gene encoding neuronal acetylcholine receptor subunit alpha-4-like has protein sequence MAYSRFNNYSDSDLCRDIAGRIIELENKLGAGRIIRISNEGQLRWEPIAVLSTACSMVLAWFPFDSQRCFIKLASMDHPFFEVNLILKSNAVDTDLHETQADWELVDTLQTFSYLLDDGGVAYPVVEFGIIVKRLPLHYILIVIVPTILTAVLTFIAFFLPLKSGTRLGYIVTVVLALVVLLTLFADTIPSAAKFPSILVAVFTVTLGMAFLLIIITIFVMRIYNKPKRDVAPKWMHSMVRKIRQLKSKLLLKCKCRASRIDHLKQNQPIEDGRPTEETNRVENSTQLKPYSNQELAEFFDNFLFVVFTVLYILILSSAPVVAAIWVENYKSN, from the exons GATAATCGAATTAGAGAACAAATTGGGTGCTGGAAGAATTATTCGAATATCAAATGAGGGACAATTACGATGGGAACCAATCGCAGTGTTGTCCACAGCATGTTCAATGGTTCTGGCGTGGTTCCCATTTGACAGTCAAAGATGTTTCATAAAATTAGCTAGCATGGATCACCCGTTTTTCGaagtaaatttaatattaaaatccaATGCAGTAGATACAGATTTACATGAAACACAAGCAGATTGGGAGCTCGTTGACACATTACAaactttttcttatttattggATGATGGTGGAGTTGCGTATCCGGTAGTTGAGTTCGGAATTATTGTTAAAAGGCTCCCTCTTCATtacattttaattgttataGTACCAACAATTCTTACTGCAGTATTAacatttattgcattttttctgCCGCTGAAATCCGGAACAAGACTTGGATATATTGTTACAGTTGTACTAGCTTTAGTGGTTTTATTGACATTATTTGCAGACACAATACCTTCTgctgcaaaatttccttcaatTCTAG tggcAGTATTTACGGTAACATTAGGAATGGCCTTTCTTTTGATCATTATAACGATATTTGTTATGAGAATTTACAATAAACCAAAACGTGACGTTGCTCCAAAATGGATGCATTCCATGGTGAGGAAGATTAGACAGCTGAAGTCAAAGTTATTGTTAAAGTGTAAATGCAGGGCTAGCCGAATTGACCATCTTAAACAAAATCAGCCTATAGAAGATGGAAGACCGACAGAAGAAACAAACCGCGTGGAGAACAGTACGCAATTAAAACCATACAGCAACCAGGAGCTGGCtgaattttttgacaattttttgtttgttgtttttacagttttatatattttgattcttTCAAGTGCCCCAGTAGTAGCAGCCATTTGGGTGGAAAATTACAAATCCAACTAA